The following coding sequences are from one Aethina tumida isolate Nest 87 chromosome 2, icAetTumi1.1, whole genome shotgun sequence window:
- the LOC126264630 gene encoding uncharacterized protein LOC126264630 — protein sequence MRELNKQMAVVDKQLKREREDKLEIQVQCQKMTMELIHIHKNIEYQREFGMMHEGPFCLTAINVNDIKNEVPKQNLELDNLLKRVNQLKKERLEKVNVQKKDESVEVLDNNSIIVDRHLWDNMNKFIVLK from the exons ATGCGTGAACTGAACAAGCAGATGGCTGTGGTAGACAAACAACTTAAACGTGAAAGAGAAGATAAACTAGAAATTCAAGTCCAATGCCAAAAGATGACTATGGAACTGATACACATCCACAAGAATATTGAGTATCAGCGTGAATTTGGGATGATGCATGAAGGTCCATTTTGCCTAACTG CTATAAATGTGAACGATATCAAAAATGAAGTACCTAAGCAGAACTTagaattagataatttactaaaaaggGTTAACCAGTTGAAGAAGGAAAGACTTGAAAAGGTCAACGTTCAG aaaaaagaCGAGTCAGTGGAAGTTCTAGACAACAACAGCATTATAGTTGATCGACATTTATGGGACAACATGAACAAATTCATCGTATTAAAGTAA